A section of the Streptomyces sp. SLBN-118 genome encodes:
- a CDS encoding DsrE family protein translates to MSKKLVIKVTAGADAPERCSQAFTVAAVAVASGVEVSLWLTGESSWFALPGRAAEFELPHAAPLPDLIDSILAAGQITLCTQCAARRDITENDVLDGVRIAGAQVFVSEIMPDGVQALVY, encoded by the coding sequence ATGTCGAAGAAGCTCGTGATCAAGGTGACCGCCGGCGCCGACGCGCCCGAACGCTGCTCGCAGGCCTTCACGGTGGCGGCCGTCGCCGTCGCCAGCGGGGTGGAGGTGTCGCTCTGGCTGACCGGCGAGTCCTCGTGGTTCGCGCTGCCCGGCCGGGCAGCGGAGTTCGAGCTGCCGCATGCGGCGCCCCTGCCCGATCTGATCGATTCGATTCTGGCGGCGGGACAGATCACGCTCTGCACCCAGTGCGCGGCACGGCGGGACATCACGGAGAACGATGTGCTCGACGGCGTACGGATCGCGGGCGCGCAGGTCTTCGTCAGCGAGATCATGCCGGACGGCGTCCAGGCGCTCGTCTACTGA
- a CDS encoding DUF3099 domain-containing protein: protein MYARRRHAYFLMMGGCLVLFVSAWAFVRLWSVPAAVGMCVVAMVIPPIAAMVANARGPEDRWWDDPSGDPKSDEWWDELDGKKRP, encoded by the coding sequence ATGTACGCGCGGCGCCGTCACGCCTACTTCCTGATGATGGGCGGATGCCTGGTCCTGTTCGTGTCCGCCTGGGCTTTTGTGCGTCTGTGGTCGGTCCCCGCCGCCGTCGGCATGTGCGTCGTCGCCATGGTCATCCCGCCGATCGCCGCGATGGTCGCCAATGCGCGCGGGCCCGAGGACCGCTGGTGGGACGATCCGTCCGGGGATCCGAAGTCCGACGAGTGGTGGGACGAACTCGACGGCAAGAAGCGACCCTAG
- a CDS encoding DUF1416 domain-containing protein, which translates to MCGAKAGGPDASTIKPGETTIQGSVTRDGEPVTGYVRLLDSTGEFTAEVPTSATGQFRFYAAEGTWTVRALVPGATADRTVVAQTGGLAEVAIAV; encoded by the coding sequence ATGTGTGGAGCAAAGGCCGGCGGCCCCGACGCTTCGACGATCAAGCCCGGCGAGACGACCATCCAGGGCAGCGTGACCCGTGACGGCGAGCCCGTCACCGGCTACGTGCGCCTGCTGGACTCGACCGGCGAGTTCACCGCCGAGGTCCCGACCTCGGCGACCGGACAGTTCCGCTTCTACGCGGCCGAGGGCACGTGGACGGTGCGCGCGCTCGTCCCGGGCGCCACGGCGGACCGTACGGTCGTCGCGCAAACCGGTGGCCTGGCCGAGGTGGCCATCGCCGTCTGA
- a CDS encoding sulfurtransferase: MSRSDVLVDADWVEAHIEDPKVVIVEVDEDTSAYDKNHIKNAVRIDWKSDLQDPVRRDFVDQEGFEKLLSAKGIANDDTVVLYGGNNNWFASYAYWYFKLYGHDSVKLLDGGRKKWELDSRDLVDGSEVPSRPATQYKAKAQDTSIRAFRDDAVAAIGKLNLVDVRSPDEFSGKLLAPAHLPQEQSQRPGHVPTARNIPWSKNANDDGTFKSDDELKALYAEEQVDLAKDTIAYCRIGERSALTWFVLHELLGVQNVKNYDGSWTEYGSLVGVPIELGANK, encoded by the coding sequence ATGAGCCGCAGCGACGTCCTGGTAGACGCCGACTGGGTCGAGGCCCACATCGAGGACCCGAAGGTCGTCATCGTCGAGGTCGACGAGGACACCTCCGCGTACGACAAGAACCACATCAAGAACGCCGTCCGGATCGACTGGAAGAGCGACCTCCAGGACCCGGTCCGCCGTGACTTCGTCGACCAGGAGGGCTTCGAGAAGCTCCTGTCGGCCAAGGGCATCGCCAACGACGACACCGTCGTCCTCTACGGCGGCAACAACAACTGGTTCGCCTCGTACGCCTATTGGTACTTCAAGCTCTACGGCCACGACAGCGTCAAGCTCCTCGACGGTGGCCGCAAGAAGTGGGAGCTCGACTCCCGCGACCTGGTCGACGGCTCCGAGGTCCCGAGCCGCCCGGCCACCCAGTACAAGGCCAAGGCCCAGGACACCTCCATCCGCGCCTTCCGCGACGATGCCGTCGCCGCGATCGGCAAGCTGAACCTGGTCGACGTGCGCTCCCCCGACGAGTTCAGCGGCAAGCTGCTCGCCCCGGCGCACCTTCCGCAGGAGCAGTCGCAGCGCCCGGGCCACGTCCCGACCGCGCGCAACATCCCGTGGTCCAAGAACGCCAACGACGACGGCACGTTCAAGTCGGACGACGAGCTCAAGGCGCTCTACGCCGAGGAGCAGGTCGACCTGGCGAAGGACACCATCGCGTACTGCCGCATCGGTGAGCGCTCCGCGCTGACCTGGTTCGTCCTGCACGAGCTGCTCGGCGTCCAGAACGTCAAGAACTACGACGGCTCCTGGACCGAGTACGGCTCCCTCGTCGGCGTGCCGATCGAGCTCGGCGCCAACAAGTAA
- a CDS encoding putative leader peptide, with translation MKRQADLTKRRAVDLCRVAAMLCRTF, from the coding sequence ATGAAGCGACAGGCGGATCTCACGAAGCGGCGGGCAGTAGACCTGTGCCGCGTCGCCGCCATGCTCTGTCGCACCTTCTGA
- a CDS encoding DUF2993 domain-containing protein produces MRALRILLIVVVILGGIFVAADRIAVNMAESEAADKIKSSQGLSSTPEISIKGFPFLTQVMGKELDEVDVSLAGITATAGGRSVNVTEVRAELRSVKIDSSFSSAVADRADGSARISYADLTKAAPQGATVSYAGPERAAKGQVKVTGPLTDLLEGAGIQVPGAFKGLLKGRTVAAYSTVALKGGSTVQLKAEPLPRLPLPGFDAKLRKVIDYDLKIAGMPSSVKLDKVEATDAGLRFSGMGTNVSLAG; encoded by the coding sequence ATGCGCGCACTGCGAATACTGCTGATCGTCGTGGTGATCCTCGGCGGCATCTTCGTCGCCGCCGACCGGATTGCGGTGAACATGGCCGAGTCCGAAGCGGCCGACAAGATCAAGAGCAGTCAGGGGCTGAGCTCGACCCCCGAGATCTCGATCAAGGGCTTCCCCTTCCTCACCCAGGTCATGGGCAAGGAACTCGACGAGGTCGATGTCAGCCTCGCGGGCATCACCGCCACCGCGGGCGGCCGCTCGGTCAACGTCACCGAGGTCAGGGCCGAGCTGCGCAGCGTGAAGATCGACAGCAGCTTCTCCTCCGCCGTCGCGGACCGGGCCGACGGTTCCGCCCGGATCTCCTACGCCGATCTGACGAAGGCCGCGCCCCAGGGTGCCACCGTGAGCTACGCGGGACCCGAGCGGGCCGCGAAGGGCCAGGTCAAGGTCACCGGGCCGCTCACCGACCTGCTGGAGGGCGCGGGCATCCAGGTGCCGGGCGCCTTCAAGGGCCTGCTCAAGGGCCGCACGGTCGCCGCGTACAGCACGGTCGCGCTCAAGGGCGGCAGCACGGTCCAGCTGAAGGCCGAGCCGCTGCCGAGGCTGCCGCTGCCGGGCTTCGACGCGAAGCTGCGGAAGGTCATCGACTACGACCTGAAGATCGCCGGGATGCCGTCGAGCGTCAAGCTCGACAAGGTCGAGGCGACGGACGCGGGCCTGCGCTTCTCGGGCATGGGCACGAACGTCTCCCTGGCGGGCTAG
- a CDS encoding MoaD/ThiS family protein — translation MAAGTIRYWAAAKSAAGVAEEAYAAGTLAEALEAVRERHPGELTRVLQRCSFLVDGDPVGTRGHETVRLAEGGTVEVLPPFAGG, via the coding sequence ATGGCAGCGGGAACGATCCGCTACTGGGCCGCGGCCAAGTCAGCGGCCGGGGTCGCGGAGGAGGCGTACGCGGCGGGAACGCTCGCCGAGGCGCTCGAAGCCGTGCGTGAACGGCATCCCGGAGAACTGACGCGCGTACTGCAACGGTGTTCGTTCCTCGTCGACGGTGACCCCGTCGGCACGCGCGGTCATGAGACCGTACGGCTTGCCGAGGGCGGCACGGTCGAGGTGCTCCCGCCGTTCGCAGGAGGGTGA
- a CDS encoding response regulator transcription factor: MSSLLLLTNALQPSTEVLPALGLLLHNVRVAPAEGPALVDTPGADVILVDGRRDLPQVRSLCQLLRSTGPGCPLILVVTEGGLAAVTADWGIDDVLLDTAGPAEVEARLRLAMGRQQITSDDSPMEIRNGDLSVDEATYSAKLKGRVLDLTFKEFELLKYLAQHPGRVFTRAQLLQEVWGYDYFGGTRTVDVHVRRLRAKLGPEHESLIGTVRNVGYRFVTPEKVERAAEEAKAKAAAARGRTAAEPVTRAEEPAEDHEAAVRPAQR; the protein is encoded by the coding sequence ATGAGTTCTCTGCTGCTCCTGACCAATGCCCTCCAGCCGTCGACGGAGGTGCTGCCCGCCCTCGGACTGCTCCTGCACAACGTCCGGGTGGCTCCGGCCGAAGGACCGGCTCTCGTCGACACCCCCGGTGCCGATGTGATCCTCGTCGACGGCCGCCGCGATCTGCCGCAGGTGCGGTCGCTGTGCCAGCTGCTGCGGTCCACCGGGCCCGGCTGTCCGCTGATCCTCGTGGTGACCGAGGGCGGTCTGGCGGCCGTCACGGCGGACTGGGGCATCGACGATGTGCTTCTCGACACAGCGGGTCCCGCCGAGGTCGAGGCGCGGCTGCGGCTCGCGATGGGCCGCCAGCAGATCACCTCGGACGACTCCCCCATGGAGATCCGCAACGGCGATCTCTCGGTGGACGAGGCGACCTACAGCGCGAAGCTGAAGGGCCGGGTCCTGGACCTGACCTTCAAGGAGTTCGAGCTCCTGAAGTACCTCGCGCAGCACCCGGGGCGCGTCTTCACTCGCGCGCAGCTCCTCCAGGAGGTCTGGGGCTACGACTACTTCGGCGGTACGCGGACGGTGGACGTGCATGTGCGGCGCCTGCGCGCGAAGCTCGGCCCGGAGCACGAGTCACTGATCGGAACCGTGCGGAACGTGGGCTACCGCTTCGTCACGCCTGAGAAGGTCGAACGCGCGGCGGAGGAGGCCAAGGCGAAAGCCGCGGCCGCGCGCGGCCGTACGGCCGCCGAACCCGTAACCCGTGCGGAGGAACCGGCCGAGGACCATGAAGCAGCCGTACGCCCTGCCCAGAGGTAG
- a CDS encoding LacI family DNA-binding transcriptional regulator gives MAKVTRDDVARLAGTSTAVVSYVINNGPRPVAPATRERVLAAIKELGYRPDRVAQAMASRRTDLIGMIVPDARQPFFAEMAHAVEQAAAERGKMVLVGNSDYRDEREVHYLRAFLGMRVSGLILVSQGPSERAAAEIEAWDARVVLLHERPEAIDDVAVVTDDIGGAQLATRHLLEHGHAYVACLGGVENTPAVGDPVADHVEGWRRAMLESGRPVEGRLFQAPYNRYDAYLVALKLLAGPERPPAIFCSTDDQAIGVLRAARELRIDVPGELAVAGFDDVKEAALTDPPLTTVSSDRPAMARAAVDLVLDDGLRVAGSRRERVKQFPSGLVIRRSCGCV, from the coding sequence GTGGCCAAGGTGACGCGGGACGATGTGGCGCGACTGGCGGGGACTTCGACCGCGGTCGTCAGCTATGTCATCAACAACGGACCCCGGCCGGTCGCCCCGGCCACGCGCGAGCGTGTACTCGCCGCGATCAAGGAGCTGGGCTATCGGCCGGACAGGGTTGCCCAGGCGATGGCATCGCGGCGCACCGACCTCATAGGCATGATCGTTCCGGACGCGCGGCAGCCGTTCTTCGCCGAGATGGCGCATGCGGTGGAACAGGCCGCGGCCGAGCGCGGAAAAATGGTCCTCGTCGGGAACTCCGACTACCGCGACGAGCGAGAGGTCCACTATCTGCGGGCCTTCCTCGGGATGCGGGTGTCCGGACTGATCCTGGTCAGCCAGGGCCCCAGCGAGCGGGCGGCGGCCGAGATCGAGGCGTGGGACGCGCGGGTCGTGCTCCTGCACGAGCGGCCCGAGGCGATCGACGACGTCGCGGTCGTGACCGACGACATCGGCGGCGCGCAGCTCGCGACGCGGCATCTCCTGGAGCACGGGCACGCGTACGTGGCCTGCCTCGGCGGCGTCGAGAACACCCCGGCGGTCGGCGACCCGGTCGCGGACCACGTCGAAGGCTGGAGACGGGCGATGCTGGAGTCCGGCCGGCCCGTCGAGGGTCGGCTGTTTCAGGCCCCCTACAACCGTTACGACGCGTATCTCGTCGCCCTCAAACTGCTCGCCGGGCCCGAGAGGCCGCCGGCGATCTTCTGCTCGACGGACGACCAGGCGATCGGTGTACTGCGGGCGGCGCGGGAGCTGCGGATCGACGTCCCGGGCGAACTGGCGGTCGCGGGCTTCGACGACGTCAAGGAGGCGGCGCTCACGGACCCGCCGCTGACGACGGTCTCCTCGGACCGCCCGGCGATGGCGCGGGCGGCGGTGGACCTGGTGCTGGACGACGGCCTTCGGGTGGCGGGGTCCCGCCGGGAGAGGGTGAAGCAGTTCCCCTCGGGATTGGTGATCCGCCGGTCGTGCGGGTGCGTGTAG
- a CDS encoding S1C family serine protease: MTDNYSYPQQPRPPQHQPYGAGAHPPPPFHEPAPVRARAKRPVALIAAVAIAAAVIGGGASVLVQRVTGNDTAGGGPAVTGTTVAQSSKGTVAGVAQAVSPSIVEVNATTNAGQSTGSGVIITADGEIITNNHVIAGADTVKVRLSSGKTYTAKVVGTDADKDLALIKLEGASRLKAAALGDSSKVAVGDEVVAIGSPEGLTGTVTSGIVSALNRDVTVAKQQNQGGQQDPRQGWPFEFGGQQFNGDTGSSKTTYKAIQTDASLNPGNSGGALINMNGEIIGINSAMYSPSSAGGSTAGSVGLGFAIPVNTVKADLDALRSGGTG; the protein is encoded by the coding sequence ATGACGGACAACTACAGCTATCCGCAGCAGCCTCGGCCGCCGCAGCACCAGCCGTACGGCGCGGGCGCCCACCCGCCGCCGCCGTTCCATGAGCCCGCGCCTGTGCGGGCCAGGGCCAAGCGGCCCGTCGCGCTCATCGCCGCCGTCGCCATCGCCGCCGCGGTCATCGGCGGCGGTGCCTCCGTGCTCGTGCAGCGGGTCACCGGCAACGACACCGCCGGCGGCGGGCCCGCGGTCACCGGAACCACCGTCGCCCAGAGCAGCAAGGGCACCGTCGCCGGCGTCGCCCAGGCCGTCTCACCGAGCATCGTGGAGGTCAACGCGACCACCAACGCCGGGCAGTCCACCGGATCCGGCGTGATCATCACCGCCGACGGCGAGATCATCACCAACAACCACGTCATCGCCGGGGCCGACACCGTGAAGGTCCGGCTCAGCAGCGGCAAGACGTACACCGCCAAGGTCGTCGGCACCGACGCCGACAAGGACCTCGCGCTCATCAAGCTGGAGGGCGCGAGCCGCCTCAAGGCCGCGGCCCTCGGCGACTCCAGCAAGGTCGCAGTCGGTGACGAGGTCGTCGCGATCGGCTCTCCCGAAGGCCTGACCGGCACCGTCACCAGCGGAATCGTCTCCGCTCTGAACCGCGATGTGACTGTCGCGAAGCAGCAGAACCAGGGTGGTCAGCAGGACCCCCGCCAGGGCTGGCCGTTCGAGTTCGGCGGGCAGCAGTTCAACGGCGACACCGGCTCGTCGAAGACGACGTACAAGGCGATCCAGACCGACGCCTCGCTCAACCCCGGAAACTCAGGCGGCGCCCTGATCAATATGAACGGAGAGATCATCGGCATCAACTCCGCGATGTACTCGCCCAGTTCGGCCGGCGGCTCCACCGCGGGCAGCGTCGGGCTCGGCTTCGCCATCCCCGTCAACACCGTCAAGGCCGACCTCGACGCCCTGCGCTCCGGCGGCACCGGCTGA
- a CDS encoding response regulator transcription factor, whose protein sequence is MTTPREGDRILIVDDEPAVREALQRSLAFEGYGTEVAVDGIDALTRAETYAPDLIVLDIQMPRMDGLTAARRLRAAGSRTPILMLTARDTVGDRVTGLDAGADDYLVKPFELDELFARIRALLRRSSYATTAGAATDDDVLAFADLRMDLATREVHRGTRRVELTRTEFTLLEMFLAHPRQVLTREQILKAVWGFDFEPSSNSLDVYVMYLRRKTEAAGEPRLVHTVRGVGYALRSGGAE, encoded by the coding sequence ATGACGACCCCCCGCGAAGGCGACCGCATCCTCATCGTCGACGACGAGCCCGCCGTCCGTGAGGCCCTCCAGCGCTCGCTCGCCTTCGAGGGGTACGGGACCGAGGTCGCCGTCGACGGCATCGACGCCCTCACCCGGGCGGAGACGTATGCACCCGACCTGATCGTCCTCGACATCCAGATGCCCCGCATGGACGGCCTGACCGCGGCCCGCCGGCTGCGCGCCGCCGGATCGAGGACGCCGATCCTGATGCTGACCGCGCGGGACACCGTCGGCGACCGGGTTACGGGGCTCGACGCGGGCGCCGACGACTATCTGGTCAAGCCCTTCGAGCTGGACGAGCTGTTCGCCAGGATCCGCGCGCTGCTGCGGCGCAGCTCGTACGCGACGACGGCGGGCGCGGCGACCGACGACGACGTACTGGCCTTCGCCGATCTGCGGATGGACCTGGCGACCCGCGAGGTCCACCGCGGCACGCGCCGCGTGGAGCTCACGCGTACCGAATTCACGCTGCTCGAGATGTTCCTGGCGCATCCGCGTCAGGTACTGACCCGTGAGCAGATCCTCAAGGCTGTGTGGGGCTTCGACTTCGAGCCCAGTTCGAATTCGCTGGATGTGTATGTGATGTATCTGCGGCGCAAGACGGAGGCGGCCGGGGAACCGCGCCTGGTCCACACGGTGCGCGGCGTGGGGTACGCGCTGCGATCGGGCGGCGCGGAGTGA
- a CDS encoding cell wall metabolism sensor histidine kinase WalK: MINRFRRPALRSRLALLVAVAVAVAVAAVSVTCWFVVRGKLYDEIDSKLKAANSPLRSEDIAAALNECSQTPAAPTGYGRKPVWYFQLIRTGSDKPCVSPDSAGTVKVDSSDRDVAQKADPTFWTFRNGTDTQGNDVRVLSVVAVVQGPANGVVSDTALMIGYPLKEAEGTLDDLALLLLIVSGIGVVGAGVAGLWVARTGLRPVDRLTGAVEHVARTEDLTVRIPVEGEDEIARLSRSFNSMTAALASSRDRQAQLIADAGHELRTPLTSLRTNIELLARSDETGRAIPPADRTALMASVKAQMSELAALIGDLQELSRPDAVDRGPLKVVALHEIAQAALERARLRGPELSFEAELEPWYVRAEPAALERALVNVLDNAVKFSPPGGTVEVGMRQGELTVRDHGPGIPADELPHVFERFWRSPSARSLPGSGLGLSIVARTVQQSGGEVSLGPATGGGTRAVIRLPGAATPPPAP, translated from the coding sequence GTGATCAACAGGTTCCGCCGGCCGGCACTGCGGTCGCGGCTGGCCCTGCTCGTCGCCGTCGCGGTGGCGGTGGCGGTCGCCGCCGTCTCCGTCACCTGCTGGTTCGTCGTACGCGGCAAGTTGTACGACGAGATCGACTCCAAGCTGAAGGCGGCCAACTCTCCCCTGCGGTCCGAGGACATCGCCGCCGCCCTGAACGAGTGCTCCCAGACTCCTGCCGCCCCGACCGGCTACGGGCGCAAACCGGTCTGGTACTTCCAGCTCATCCGGACCGGCAGCGACAAACCGTGCGTCTCCCCCGACTCGGCGGGCACCGTCAAGGTCGACAGCAGTGACCGGGACGTCGCCCAGAAAGCCGACCCGACGTTCTGGACCTTCCGCAACGGCACGGACACCCAGGGCAACGACGTCCGCGTGCTCAGTGTCGTGGCCGTCGTGCAGGGCCCGGCCAACGGCGTCGTCTCGGACACGGCACTGATGATCGGCTACCCCCTCAAGGAAGCCGAAGGCACCCTCGACGATCTCGCGCTCCTGCTCCTCATCGTCTCCGGCATCGGCGTAGTCGGCGCGGGCGTCGCCGGCCTCTGGGTGGCGCGGACCGGGCTCAGGCCCGTCGACCGGCTCACCGGGGCCGTCGAGCATGTCGCCCGTACCGAGGATCTGACCGTGCGCATCCCGGTCGAGGGCGAGGACGAGATCGCCCGGCTGTCCCGCTCCTTCAACTCGATGACTGCGGCGCTCGCCAGTTCCCGCGACCGGCAGGCACAGCTGATCGCGGACGCCGGTCACGAGCTGCGGACGCCGCTGACCTCGCTGCGTACGAATATCGAGCTGCTGGCGCGCAGCGACGAGACGGGCCGGGCGATCCCGCCGGCGGACCGGACCGCGCTGATGGCCTCGGTCAAGGCGCAGATGAGCGAACTGGCCGCGCTCATCGGCGACTTGCAGGAACTGTCGCGTCCCGACGCGGTGGACCGGGGGCCGCTGAAGGTGGTCGCCCTGCACGAGATCGCCCAGGCCGCGCTGGAGCGGGCGCGGCTGCGCGGCCCGGAGCTGAGCTTCGAGGCCGAGCTGGAGCCCTGGTACGTACGGGCAGAACCTGCCGCGCTGGAGCGGGCGCTGGTCAATGTCCTGGACAACGCGGTGAAGTTCTCGCCGCCGGGCGGGACGGTGGAGGTGGGCATGCGCCAGGGCGAGCTGACCGTGCGGGACCACGGTCCGGGCATCCCGGCCGATGAACTCCCGCATGTCTTCGAGCGGTTCTGGCGCTCGCCCTCGGCCCGTTCGCTGCCCGGCTCCGGGCTCGGGCTCTCGATCGTGGCCCGTACGGTCCAGCAGTCGGGCGGTGAGGTCTCGCTCGGCCCGGCGACGGGCGGCGGTACGCGTGCGGTGATCCGGCTGCCGGGGGCGGCGACGCCGCCCCCCGCACCCTAG
- a CDS encoding phosphatidylinositol-specific phospholipase C — protein MDRRSFLAGAAAVSATALIGAPPAFAAPRRTLSAQDWMSGNADSAALARLTIPGTHDSGARFGGPWAQCQNTTIADQLNSGIRFLDVRCRVTGDSFAIHHGAAFQNLMFGDVLIACRDFLNAHPSETVLMRVKQEYSEESDATFRRVFDTYLDTKGWRPLFRIGDGLPALGEARGRVVLIADNGGLPGVKWWDSAVFDIQDDWNAAPSAKYPTIEAHFRKAARQPGKLFINFVSTSAYLPPRWNSDNLNPRVHTFVNGSEASGWKGLGIVPLDFPNTRSGLVDSLIRHN, from the coding sequence ATGGACCGACGGAGCTTTCTCGCGGGCGCGGCAGCCGTTTCCGCGACCGCACTCATCGGCGCACCCCCCGCCTTCGCCGCACCCCGCCGCACTCTGTCCGCGCAGGACTGGATGTCGGGCAACGCGGACAGCGCCGCCCTCGCGCGGCTGACGATCCCCGGCACCCACGACTCGGGCGCCCGCTTCGGCGGGCCCTGGGCCCAGTGCCAGAACACCACCATCGCCGACCAGTTGAACAGCGGCATCCGCTTTCTGGACGTACGGTGCCGGGTCACCGGTGACTCGTTCGCCATCCACCACGGCGCGGCCTTCCAGAACCTGATGTTCGGCGATGTGCTCATCGCCTGCCGGGACTTCCTGAACGCCCATCCCTCCGAGACGGTGCTCATGCGCGTCAAGCAGGAGTACTCGGAGGAGAGCGACGCGACATTCCGCCGCGTCTTCGACACCTATCTCGACACCAAGGGCTGGCGCCCGCTGTTCCGCATCGGCGACGGGCTGCCGGCGCTGGGCGAGGCCCGCGGCAGGGTCGTCCTCATCGCCGACAACGGCGGACTGCCCGGCGTGAAATGGTGGGACAGCGCGGTGTTCGACATCCAGGACGACTGGAACGCCGCGCCGAGCGCGAAGTACCCCACGATCGAGGCGCACTTCCGCAAGGCGGCCCGGCAGCCCGGAAAGCTGTTCATCAACTTCGTCAGCACTTCCGCGTACCTGCCGCCGCGCTGGAACTCCGACAACCTCAACCCGAGGGTCCACACCTTCGTCAACGGCTCCGAGGCGAGCGGCTGGAAGGGACTGGGCATCGTGCCGTTGGACTTCCCCAACACCCGCTCGGGGCTGGTCGATTCACTCATCAGGCACAACTAG
- a CDS encoding bifunctional UDP-sugar hydrolase/5'-nucleotidase yields MSATPHKTRRRILAALAGLTTVGALVAAMPAGAQESGYGHGHGHGFGRTVDVQLLSFNDLHGNLEPPAGSAGRVTHTNEDGTTRTIDAGGAEYLATHLREARKDHKYSITAAAGDMIGASPLLSGLFHDEPTIEALNKLKLDVTSVGNHEFDEGAAELARMQNGGCHKTDGCYEQGTTFEGADFPYLAANVTKEKTGKPLLDPYFIWKKNGVKIGFIGVTLEGTPNVVTAEGVKGLKFGDEIETINKYTKVLERKGVKSIVALIHEGGLPASSSYNYNCDSPGPGNGVSGPIVEIAKKVSPQVDALVTGHTHQAYACTIPDPSGRPRTVTSAASFGKLYTDTTLTYDRRTGDIVRTAVASANHVVTRDVPKAEDMTALIQRWNKLAAPIASRPVGYISADIENPSDAAEKPLGDLIADAQMEGLAPADKGGAQIAFMNPGGIRAGLVHQASGSEGDGVVTYGEAFTVQPFTNMMNVVDLTGEQLITALKQQVSGANQAAPKILQVSKGFTYTLDLTKTGADRIVDSSVKLNGEAIDPAKTYRVAMNEFLAGGGDGFPVLKEHKNKLVGASDLEILIAYLAAHSSASAPLAPPATGRITVVK; encoded by the coding sequence ATGTCAGCGACACCGCACAAGACCCGCCGCCGCATACTCGCCGCGCTCGCCGGGCTGACCACCGTCGGCGCGCTGGTCGCCGCGATGCCCGCAGGCGCCCAGGAGAGCGGATACGGCCACGGACACGGGCATGGATTCGGCCGCACCGTCGACGTACAGCTGCTGTCCTTCAACGACTTGCACGGAAACCTGGAGCCGCCCGCCGGCTCGGCCGGGCGGGTCACCCACACCAATGAGGACGGCACCACCAGGACCATCGACGCGGGCGGTGCCGAGTACCTCGCCACGCACCTGCGCGAGGCCCGCAAGGACCACAAGTACTCGATCACGGCCGCCGCGGGCGACATGATCGGCGCCTCGCCGCTGCTCTCCGGGCTGTTCCACGACGAGCCGACCATCGAGGCGCTCAACAAGCTGAAGCTCGACGTCACCTCGGTCGGCAACCACGAGTTCGACGAGGGCGCCGCGGAGCTCGCCCGGATGCAGAACGGCGGCTGTCACAAGACCGACGGCTGCTACGAGCAGGGCACGACGTTCGAGGGCGCGGACTTCCCGTATCTCGCCGCCAACGTGACGAAGGAGAAGACCGGCAAGCCGCTGCTCGACCCCTACTTCATCTGGAAGAAGAACGGGGTCAAGATCGGCTTCATCGGTGTGACCCTGGAGGGCACGCCGAACGTCGTCACCGCCGAGGGCGTCAAGGGCCTGAAGTTCGGCGACGAGATCGAGACGATCAACAAGTACACCAAGGTGCTGGAACGCAAGGGCGTCAAGTCGATCGTCGCCCTGATCCACGAGGGCGGTCTGCCCGCCTCCTCCTCGTACAACTACAACTGCGACAGCCCCGGCCCCGGCAACGGCGTCTCGGGCCCGATCGTCGAGATCGCCAAGAAGGTCAGCCCGCAGGTCGACGCCCTGGTGACGGGCCACACCCACCAGGCGTACGCGTGCACCATCCCGGACCCGTCCGGCAGGCCGCGCACGGTCACCTCGGCCGCCTCGTTCGGCAAGCTCTACACCGACACGACGCTCACCTACGACCGTCGTACGGGCGACATCGTCCGTACGGCCGTGGCCTCCGCGAACCATGTCGTCACCCGTGACGTGCCCAAGGCCGAGGACATGACGGCGCTGATCCAGCGGTGGAACAAGCTGGCCGCGCCGATCGCGAGCCGCCCCGTCGGCTACATCTCCGCCGACATCGAGAACCCTTCCGACGCGGCCGAGAAGCCGCTGGGCGACCTGATCGCGGACGCGCAGATGGAGGGTCTCGCCCCGGCGGACAAGGGCGGCGCGCAGATCGCCTTCATGAACCCGGGCGGCATCCGCGCGGGCCTGGTCCACCAGGCGTCCGGCAGTGAGGGCGACGGTGTGGTGACGTACGGCGAGGCATTCACCGTGCAGCCGTTCACCAACATGATGAATGTCGTCGACCTGACCGGCGAGCAGCTGATCACCGCGCTCAAGCAGCAGGTCAGTGGCGCGAATCAGGCGGCCCCGAAGATCCTCCAGGTGTCGAAGGGCTTCACCTACACCCTGGATCTGACGAAGACCGGTGCCGACCGGATCGTCGATTCCTCGGTGAAGCTCAACGGCGAGGCGATCGACCCGGCGAAGACCTACCGGGTCGCGATGAACGAGTTCCTGGCGGGCGGCGGTGACGGCTTCCCGGTGCTCAAGGAGCACAAGAACAAGCTCGTCGGCGCCTCCGACCTGGAGATCCTCATCGCCTATCTGGCCGCGCACTCCAGCGCGAGCGCGCCGCTGGCGCCGCCGGCGACGGGCAGGATCACCGTCGTGAAGTAG